A single region of the Methanofastidiosum sp. genome encodes:
- a CDS encoding N-acetyltransferase yields the protein MSDYFVHETAEISKDAIIGKNTKIWHQSQIREGAKIGENCIISKCVYIDFDVKIGNNVKIQNGVSVYHGVEVEDDVFLGPHMTFTNDLYPRAFNSNWELVKTLVKKGASIGANATIICGTIIGEYAMVGSGSVVTKNVPPYGLVFGNPAKLNGFVCKCGRKAVKVGEEKDKVIMECTVCKTTFYLNKEDYGILGR from the coding sequence ATGTCTGATTACTTTGTTCACGAAACTGCTGAAATCTCAAAAGATGCAATTATTGGTAAAAATACCAAGATTTGGCATCAGTCGCAGATAAGAGAAGGCGCAAAAATAGGTGAGAATTGCATCATAAGCAAGTGTGTTTACATCGATTTTGACGTGAAGATTGGAAACAATGTTAAGATTCAAAACGGTGTTTCTGTTTACCACGGCGTCGAAGTTGAGGATGATGTTTTTTTGGGTCCACACATGACATTTACTAATGATTTGTACCCCCGAGCTTTCAACAGTAACTGGGAGCTTGTCAAGACCCTTGTTAAGAAAGGCGCTTCTATTGGTGCCAATGCCACTATAATATGTGGAACTATTATAGGCGAATATGCTATGGTAGGATCGGGTTCAGTAGTTACAAAAAATGTTCCGCCATATGGGCTCGTATTTGGAAACCCTGCAAAGCTCAATGGATTTGTATGCAAGTGTGGCAGAAAAGCAGTTAAAGTTGGTGAAGAAAAAGATAAAGTTATAATGGAATGCACAGTATGCAAGACTACCTTCTATTTGAATAAAGAAGACTACGGAATTCTGGGGCGATAA